One Neomonachus schauinslandi chromosome 9, ASM220157v2, whole genome shotgun sequence DNA segment encodes these proteins:
- the FOS gene encoding proto-oncogene c-Fos, translating to MMFSGFNADYEASSSRCSSASPAGDNLSYYHSPADSFSSMGSPVNAQDFCTDLAVSSANFIPTVTAISTSPDLQWLVQPTLVSSVAPSQTRAPHPYGVPTPSAGAYSRAGVVKTMTGGRAQSIGRRGKVEQLSPEEEEKRRIRRERNKMAAAKCRNRRRELTDTLQAETDQLEDEKSALQTEIANLLKEKEKLEFILAAHRPACKIPDDLGFPEEMSVASLDLSGGLPEAATPESEEAFTLPLLNDPEPKPSVEPVKSISSMELKAEPFDDFLFPASSRPSGSETARSVPDMDLSGSFYAADWEPLHGGSLGMGPMATELEPLCTPVVTCTPSCTTYTSSFVFTYPEADSFPSCAAAHRKGSSSNEPSSDSLSSPTLLAL from the exons ATGATGTTCTCTGGCTTCAACGCCGACTACGAGGCGTCCTCCTCCCGCTGCAGCAGCGCCTCCCCGGCCGGGGACAATCTCTCCTACTACCACTCACCGGCCGACTCCTTCTCCAGCATGGGCTCTCCCGTCAATGCGCAG GACTTCTGCACGGATCTGGCCGTCTCCAGTGCCAACTTTATCCCGACGGTGACTGCCATCTCCACCAGCCCGGACCTGCAGTGGCTGGTGCAGCCCACCCTGGTCTCCTCCGTGGCCCCATCACAGaccagagccccccacccctaTGGAGTCCCGACCCCCTCGGCTGGGGCTTACTCCAGGGCTGGAGTTGTGAAGACCATGACGGGAGGCAGAGCTCAGAGCATTGGCCGGAGGGGCAAGGTGGAACAG ttgtccccagaagaagaagagaaaaggagaatccGAAGGGAAAGGAATAAGATGGCCGCAGCCAAGTGCCGGAACCGGAGGAGGGAGCTGACTGACACACTCCAAGCG GAGACAGACCAGCTGGAAGATGAGAAGTCTGCTTTGCAGACCGAGATTGCCAACCtgctgaaggagaaggaaaaactgGAGTTCATCCTGGCAGCTCACCGACCTGCCTGCAAGATCCCCGATGACCTGGGCTTCCCTGAAGAGATGTCTGTGGCTTCCCTAGATCTGAGCGGGGGCCTGCCCGAGGCTGCCACCCCCGAGTCCGAGGAGGCCTTCACCCTGCCCCTCCTCAATGACCCAGAGCCCAAGCCCTCCGTGGAACCCGTCAAGAGCATCAGCAGCATGGAGCTGAAGGCCGAGCCCTTTGATGACTTCCTGTTCCCAGCATCGTCCAGGCCCAGCGGCTCTGAGACCGCCCGCTCCGTGCCAGACATGGACCTGTCTGGTTCCTTCTATGCAGCAGACTGGGAGCCCCTGCATGGTGGCTCCCTGGGGATGGGGCCCATGGCCACAGAGCTGGAGCCTCTGTGCACCCCCGTGGTCACCTGTACTCCCAGCTGCACTACCTACACGTCTTCCTTCGTCTTCACCTACCCGGAGGCTGACTCCTTCCCCAGCTGCGCGGCTGCTCACCGCAAGGGCAGCAGCAGCAACGAACCCTCCTCTGACTCGCTCAGCTCGCCCACGCTGCTGGCCCTgtga